A window from Dehalobacter sp. DCA encodes these proteins:
- a CDS encoding YidC/Oxa1 family membrane protein insertase → MNMISTVLSQLLAFLVSTTGDWFIAVALITLGIKLLLFPLSIKQQKVQLLTANLTKARTILSGKFQNQIKKVNSESMKIASKYKINPLFTFATLIIQAPVFFSLYVAITHLSIPVGSILIPWVSDLHMADHLHILPVIAGLLQTLSVFTAENKNLLMFIFPVAIGVVFLWKAPVALSAYWIANSVLRFVEVQIFHLGPIQRKYLNIPSPEEMVQRL, encoded by the coding sequence ATGAATATGATTAGCACAGTCCTTTCCCAGTTATTAGCATTCCTTGTCAGTACTACGGGCGATTGGTTCATTGCGGTTGCTCTGATTACATTAGGGATAAAACTCTTGTTATTTCCTTTGTCAATAAAACAGCAAAAAGTACAATTATTAACCGCAAATCTGACCAAAGCCAGAACAATTTTATCTGGAAAATTTCAAAATCAAATTAAAAAAGTTAACTCTGAATCAATGAAAATTGCATCTAAATATAAAATCAATCCACTGTTTACGTTTGCAACACTTATTATCCAGGCCCCGGTTTTTTTCTCCTTGTACGTTGCTATTACGCATCTGAGTATACCAGTTGGCAGTATTCTTATTCCGTGGGTATCTGATCTCCATATGGCAGATCATCTTCATATTTTGCCGGTTATTGCCGGTCTGCTTCAGACGCTGAGTGTATTTACAGCAGAAAACAAAAATTTACTGATGTTCATATTCCCGGTTGCTATTGGCGTCGTTTTTCTGTGGAAAGCACCTGTTGCCCTGAGCGCTTACTGGATTGCCAACTCGGTCCTTCGGTTTGTAGAAGTCCAGATCTTTCATCTAGGCCCTATCCAGCGAAAATATTTGAATATCCCTTCTCCGGAAGAGATGGTACAAAGACTTTAA
- a CDS encoding phosphoribosylanthranilate isomerase has protein sequence MTKVKICGIRTLEDVRVINELKPDFSGFVLAPSKRQVSLSELKMLIASLDKNIIPVGVFANQDPDVLLRAVEAGLQILQLHGDEPPEYIRQLQARIVEKYQANRQVTIWKAVRVGHADRTELNLEAYQGLVDGFVYDKYDPEAYGGTGESFDWNLLQRNQSGQIEKNKGRDIPMILAGGLNEENVGSAISLFHPYCLDVSSSVETEGQKDPDKIKRFIDRVRA, from the coding sequence ATGACAAAAGTTAAGATTTGTGGGATTCGTACCCTGGAGGATGTCAGGGTCATCAATGAGCTGAAACCGGATTTTTCCGGATTTGTGCTAGCCCCGAGCAAAAGACAAGTCTCGCTCAGCGAACTGAAAATGCTGATCGCTTCCTTGGACAAAAATATTATCCCGGTTGGGGTTTTCGCCAACCAGGACCCGGATGTCTTACTCCGCGCCGTGGAAGCCGGTCTGCAAATCTTACAGCTTCACGGTGATGAGCCACCGGAATATATACGTCAATTACAAGCGCGGATCGTGGAAAAATACCAGGCTAATCGTCAAGTAACGATCTGGAAAGCTGTCAGGGTAGGACATGCGGACCGGACAGAGCTGAACCTGGAAGCGTATCAGGGTTTGGTTGACGGTTTTGTTTATGATAAATATGATCCTGAGGCTTATGGCGGTACCGGAGAAAGTTTTGACTGGAATCTTCTGCAAAGAAATCAGAGCGGCCAAATTGAAAAAAACAAAGGCCGGGATATTCCGATGATTTTGGCCGGAGGTTTGAATGAAGAGAATGTCGGGTCGGCAATTTCTTTATTCCATCCCTATTGCCTGGATGTCAGCAGCAGTGTCGAGACGGAAGGGCAAAAAGACCCGGATAAAATAAAAAGGTTTATCGACCGTGTCCGTGCTTAA